The genomic stretch CTTTGAAGCCTTACCAAAGGTGGTTTTGCAGATGCTTCACCATTTTCATTGACCTGTACGGTAGTAGATGAAGACCTTATTGAGCCTGCATTGGGTCTTTGAGGCTCCACCAAACCATTAGGCCTATGCTCCTTAATGCCCACTATACCATTACTGGCAGCCCCCTGTCTCCCAGAAGTTGACGGAATATCAGTTTGGCAAGGTTCCAATTTCCTTCCATTTTCCATGACTCGTTCAGAGGATGAAACAGGTCTCAGCAACTTATGGGGTCGAATTCCATTGTCTGTGAGAAACTTAAAAGAGTAAGAAGCTAAAATCTACAACCAAAAGAATTTATCTCCCAGAAAAGGAACAACCAAAAAACAAGTACTTGACAACATCATCTGACCAGCAGCCCGAAAAGCAAACATAGTAACTGGAGATCAAGTTTAGCTAAAAAGTCTTTTTAGCTTTAGAGATATACAACAATAGTAGGCCACAAAAAATGGGTTCTTACTGGACGAACTAAGTAGTATAAAGCCTCTATTACCATCCATGgggacaaacaaaataaaatttgtggtTCCAATCACCAGACAAAATAGAAGTCCTGCAGTGTGATTATTGTACAATATAGGAAGGACTCACCAAGTAGAGGTCCATTTTTGTGAAGCTCCTTACGTTTTCCAAGATTTCCCTCACCAAAAGTACTGTTATTGATCGTCTCTGAAAGGTAAAATTGCTTAGCATTGCTAGAGTCAAGGGACTCCTTGCCGTTTTCTTGCAATCTAGGCTGCTGTTTACTATGTTCACTTATCTCCTTtgctttcttctcctttttcttttctttagcTTCATCTTTAACCTTtgatttgcttttcttttctcgaTCATTATCCTTAGGTTTATCACCCTTACCATTACTATCCTTGTGCTTGTTCTTCTCTTTCCCATCCTTTGGCTTCTCAACATTTTTCTCCACTGGCAAAGCAAGTCCAACTCTTCTGTGATCCATAACAGAGAAGTTTCCACCAATGGCACTCTCCAAACTTCTCGTATTGACGTGATTTCTTTGTCCATTGATCTGCTTACTATCGTCTTTCGCTTCCTTAATTTTCCTTTGTTCTCCAGAATGATTGGCAAGATTGCTCTCCACCACCCTACCCAGAAACTCAGATCCTCTTTGACCAGTAACAGTAATCTTCTGAACCATTTGGCTTGTAATAGCACTTTCTTCATCCCTGATTCTCCTGGCCAACTCCTGCACATATTTAGCATCCTTAACCTCAACATTCTGAAGATTGTTTGGAACAAGCTTCTCTCCTTTATAGCTATCCGGCTGCCCTGCAACTCTCTTCTCATCCGAggtcccctttttttctttatccctATCCCTGTCCTTGTCTTTGTGCTTTTCCTTTCGGTCTTTCTTGTCACTATGTTTTTCCTTACTTCTCTCTTTGTCCTTCTTTTCTTtaccttctctcttttctttgcCCTTCTTATcctttttattccttttctccttctgcttctccTGAAACAGAATTACAATTAGAGACCCAAAAAAAGTCACAACGCCACACAAGCTAGCACTGCGAAAGCAAAATGAGAAATTGATACAAAACACATAAAAAGAGCCATGAGGATTATATGCAAAGGGTAGCTGCAACTATGTCATATTTTAgtgtcatattttttttttctgcataaCCAGTCCCAAGGCCAAGGCCAAGGCCAAATAAAGGAGGAGGGTTGCGGCAAGTTGACaatcaatgtaaaatttttgtCTCATATCAACAGGGATCTTATTGACATGGTTATGCAGTACCAATAAATTTCCAATTCCAATGACCAGATATGGTTTTGtcaattacaaaacaaattgccTTTGGTCACTTTGCTCATAAAAGACACTTCATCTGCCCCTTAACGAATTCCCTTTCTCTACTTGATTGGGTCATTTTGCTCATAAAAGACACTTTATCTGTCCCTTAACGAATTCCCTTTTTCtacttggttttcttttattgaagaaagaagaataaaaagccTATCAAATTGGGCAAATTTGGCCTCTCTAACGTTTTCTTAAGAACAAACCATAAAACACTCGAACAAGTGCCATCATTCAATCAATCAACCTATGATCTATAATGGAAGAGAATGCTATCGACTGAGATCCAGACCTATGTATAATTGAGATCATTTCTGGACCTTTAGAGTCCACTAACAACTAGAGAGCAATGTTCTGCAGGTTgttataaatttaagaaaacatCATACAGTGAACAAAACTTAGGAGAATGCTCAGTACAAACGTGTTTTCCCACAAAGGCTTCAAATCACAATCACCCTCAATACATAAGCTTTTTATCAGGAAAGCTTTTGCTAATActgctcttttttttctttttctttttcttgttaattCTACTAAGTAAGACTCCTAGAATGCTGAAGGTCATCAGGTTCAAAGCTTTCCTATCTTgtccttctcctcctccttaAGCAAGTCATGTAAAGACAATTACAGAATGAAAGTTCCtacaaattcttttcttttccgaGTACACAACACCAGTATAATTGGTTTTTCTAAATGGGATATTTTAAACGCCTTATGACAACTAGAATATAGATTGGTCTGCTTTTCATCATACAAATATcataataaatcaatataacactgtatttttaaaactttggaaCTCAATCAAAACAAGGGACTTTATATTGCATAGTTGGAAGTACATACATCAAGTTTGACATTATAACAAATTCCAGAAATAAAACAGATAGATCCGTATTTTAGGTTACCAAATATTGTATCATATATGGAAACTATTATTAACTCTTCAATAGATCATCCATTGTGTagtaaaatcaaattaaaacctCTCACTGACCGCCTAAAGGATGGCTAGTAAATTATGCACAAACCTCATTTGGTTCCAATCATATCATGTTTGTCTTGGTAATGGTTATGTGCTCTTGCAGGCTATGACTTTCTGACATTAATGATCTCCCAGAATTTCCTCAACACATCTATGCCAAACCCATGAAGACATTACCAGCTTGCAATAAAGGAACATGTAGTAGTGTTAAGTTTATCATGAGCCAGTATCAAATGCAATTCAAGTGTCTCTTAATTGCATTACATGTACTTGAGCCTCTATGCTGTGTGCAGGAGTGTGAAGGTGTCAAATTCAACAAAGTTGCTACTCTTCCAAAATCCTAGGGCTTGAACAAATGGTTTTTCTAATTAAGTTTGAAAGTAATCAACTATTTTGAAGCATACACTCaaacattgatcaaatcaataATGAAACCTAAGGaaccccctttttttcttgGCTTTTTTTGATGGGACATAACCTAGGTAAAGTAAACATACATTTTCCTTGTCCTTCTCTGGATAAACCTACTTGATGAGTGTCTAAcaatatgggttgcgcccctttgcgctttttataacatcattacttttcaaaaaaaaagagtgtCTAACAATATGCGTGCTGCACCTGCACACTTAAACCGCAGCAATGCCTGTGTTCCTATTTAGAAAAGCACTTCAAACATATAATGCAGTCCAAGAAGAAGGAATAAACATTAGAGAAGCAATTAGTCgagcaataaaataaaaatggtacaATCAAGGCCAGCTTATCTGAAACGCTAGGGTTTCCAAAATCTTATGGAAAAAATTGGTCACAGAAAAATGATCTCAATTTCCAGCGCAAAACTAAAGAGGATGGATATCTTTGTAAATCTTAAAGTCATTGTGTAGATCACCTGGTACTTTATGCTTCACTGAGCAGGATTGTTATTCCTAAATTAGTCTGCTTCCNNNNNNNNNNNNNNNNNNNNNNNNNNNNNNNNNNNNNNNNNNNNNNNNNNNNNNNNNNNNNNNNNNNNNNNNNNNNNNNNNNNNNNNNNNNNNNNNNNNNtagttcttgtgttggcttaattcagttccaaaatgcagaggctactgttcacgagctcaaacactgatatagaatgctcagaatccaatctccaccgttcataatgtagattcatgtgttatgaacgcccctgcaaaatttcagctcaatcggaccacaaacgcccatcgatcggggctgttgatcaagactggacagcattttcagaatgctgtttcacccatgtccggacatgccttccccgggtccggacctcatttccagaaactcaaattttgctccgcaaagccgtgtccggacagcccattaacatgtccggacaccccgtaagcttgaggcccaaaaacgtgattttaagtggtttaagtctagggttttgtcgggggtatatatacatcattatagaagatagaagtacgaattttcaccccccagagagttcgtcggaggctgtgctaagagagatcatatgtggtgagcgttaaattgaatctcttagagttttagttattcctttgataaatctacggttgagaagtctatcggaagggtccggtaaaggagaatcacgttaaagaagattgtgagcaaggagacgagttgtaggcttgtcgatcttacagagccaaggtcttgcaaagggttgtaagtgttcctagtgtctgtaatctctggataatcttttgatagtgattgcctgggtttggctgccccggagaggttttacttttagatcggtttctaaaaggtttcctcttcgtaaccaaaatatctgtgtctgcctctttattgctttatatattttgggtgattgaattgtttattgcttcataatattaattctgcataaattgtgataaacaagctGGAATTTTAAGATAACAGATttcaaaagcacttttaaaagtccaaaaaacctaaaaatgactGAAAcgtacttttagcaaaagctaaaaaattaacttttgccgAAAATCGTTTTTTGagttaaaagctctatttttcaaacacaattccaaacatgtcCTATATATGCACCAAATTGTCTTTCTGAGTCAATTGCACAAAAAATACAACGCAGCTTCAACTAGTAACAAGAACATCGAAGGGAAAGAAATATCTAAGCCACTGTCAGTTATAGATTTGGCTAAGGTGCTGTTTGTTTCAACAGTTTAGATTTAATTCCGCTATAAGACAGAAAAAATGTCAAATGAACAAAATGGTCTCTTTCTTTtgctctctatttcaaatttacttATGATCGTCATCCTTACATTTGATCAAATGACACCATAAGACAAATCAAAAAAATCGTTAAAAGAGTGAACAGGCCTTGGAACCCTATGGTACTCGTTTGTATTTGATTTCTAAGATCTAAGCTAACAAAACTCCCATCGTGGCATTTCCAATTAACATATTCTCCTATCCTGTGCACTTGGGTAAGGTTTCCTCCATACAAACCTGAATGCAATTCTCATAAATAAGCACAAATCCACACAGAGGGTCCTGAAAATATGCCACAGAAAATTATTAGTGACAAACTGATGTCAGTATAAGAATAGCCAAGACACCATTACCAAATGCAATAGAAATCGGTGCAATCTATACCTTAAATGAACCCATatgggaagaaaataaaaaaacaaaacaaaacagcaaCAAACTGATAGGCTCAGGACCCAGATGCTGGAATACCTCCTTGGTAAGCACATTGGTGTAACAGCTTCACTAGGGAATGATATAGGGGTAAGTTCTATACATCTATTGATTAATAGGGAACGACATATGGCAGAGCATAAACATCAGCAGACTCTATCTGCAAAGCTTTCGCCCACACGTGTTGTGTCCCTTCAACCTGAGGAGAACCTGCCTTGGATTCCTTTGACAGCAGACAATTGCTGCTAAACAGCCATTCTTGGTCGTCAATATCAGACAAATCCTCCACTTTTGGTATAGAAAGTATCTGAATCAGGTATTTGGAATCGGGATGTGGCGGTTTTGAAAAAGCTTCGCCATTATCATTAACTTGTAACGTAGTAGGGGAAGGCTTTGCATTCGGTCTTTGAAGCCTTACCAAAGGTGGTTTTGCAGATGCTTCACCATTTTCATTGACCTGTACGGTAGTAGATGAAGACCTTATTGAGCCTGCATTGGGTCTTTGAGGCTCCACCAAACCATTAGGCCTATGCTCCTTAATGCCCACTATACCATTACTGGCAGCCCCCTGTCTCCCAGAAGTTGACGGAATATCAGTTTGGCAAGGTTCCAATTTCCTTCCATTTTCCATGACTCGTTCAGAGGATGAAACAGGTCTCAGCAACTTATGGGGTCGAATTCCATTGTCTGTGAGAAACTTAAAAGAGTAAGAAGCTAAAATCTACAACCAAAAGAATTTATCTCCCAGAAAAGGAACAACCAAAAAACAAGTACTTGACAACATCATCTGACCAGCAGCCCGAAAAGCAAACATAGTAACTGGAGATCAAGTTTAGCTAAAAAGTCTTTTTAGCTTTAGAGATATACAACAATAGTAGGCCACAAAAAATGGGTTCTTACTGGACGAACTAAGTAGTATAAAGCCTCTATTACCATCCATGgggacaaacaaaataaaatttgtggtTCCAATCACCAGACAAAATAGAAGTCCTGCAGTGTGATTATTGTACAATATAGGAAGGACTCACCAAGTAGAGGTCCATTTTTGTGAAGCTCCTTACGTTTTCCAAGATTTCCCTCACCAAAAGTACTGTTATTGATCGTCTCTGAAAGGTAAAATTGCTTAGCATTGCTAGAGTCAAGGGACTCCTTGCCGTTTTCTTGCAATCTAGGCTGCTGTTTACTATGTTCACTTATCTCCTTtgctttcttctcctttttcttttctttagcTTCATCTTTAACCTTtgatttgcttttcttttctcgaTCATTATCCTTAGGTTTATCACCCTTACCATTACTATCCTTGTGCTTGTTCTTCTCTTTCCCATCCTTTGGCTTCTCAACATTTTTCTCCACTGGCAAAGCAAGTCCAACTCTTCTGTGATCCATAACAGAGAAGTTTCCACCAATGGCACTCTCCAAACTTCTCGTATTGACGTGATTTCTTTGTCCATTGATCTGCTTACTATCGTCTTTCGCTTCCTTAATTTTCCTTTGTTCTCCAGAATGATTGGCAAGATTGCTCTCCACCACCCTACCCAGAAACTCAGATCCTCTTTGACCAGTAACAGTAATCTTCTGAACCATTTGGCTTGTAATAGCACTTTCTTCATCCCTGATTCTCCTGGCCAACTCCTGCACATATTTAGCATCCTTAACCTCAACATTCTGAAGATTGTTTGGAACAAGCTTCTCTCCTTTATAGCTATCCGGCTGCCCTGCAACTCTCTTCTCATCCGAggtcccctttttttctttatccctATCCCTGTCCTTGTCTTTGTGCTTTTCCTTTCGGTCTTTCTTGTCACTATGTTTTTCCTTACTTCTCTCTTTGTCCTTCTTTTCTTtaccttctctcttttctttgcCCTTCTTATcctttttattccttttctccttctgcttctccTGAAACAGAATTACAATTAGAGACCCAAAAAAAGTCACAACGCCACACAAGCTAGCACTGCGAAAGCAAAATGAGAAATTGATACAAAACACATAAAAAGAGCCATGAGGATTATATGCAAAGGGTAGCTGCAACTATGTCATATTTTAgtgtcatattttttttttctgcataaCCAGTCCCAAGGCCAAGGCCAAGGCCAAATAAAGGAGGAGGGTTGCGGCAAGTTGACaatcaatgtaaaatttttgtCTCATATCAACAGGGATCTTATTGACATGGTTATGCAGTACCAATAAATTTCCAATTCCAATGACCAGATATGGTTTTGtcaattacaaaacaaattgccTTTGGTCACTTTGCTCATAAAAGACACTTCATCTGCCCCTTAACGAATTCCCTTTCTCTACTTGATTGGGTCATTTTGCTCATAAAAGACACTTTATCTGTCCCTTAACGAATTCCCTTTTTCtacttggttttcttttattgaagaaagaagaataaaaagccTATCAAGTCGGGCAAATTTGGCCTCTCTAACGTTTTCTTAAGAACAAACCATAAAACACTCGAACAAGTGCCATCATTCAATCAATCAACCTATGATCTATAATGGAAGAGAATGCTATCGACTGAGATCCAGACCTATGTATAATTGAGATCATTTCTGGACCTTTAGAGTCCACTAACAACTAGAGAGCAATGTTCTGCAGGTTgttataaatttaagaaaacatCATACAGTGAACAAAACTTAGGAGAATGCTCAGTACAAACGTGTTTTCCCACAAAGGCTTCAAATCACAATCACCCTCAATACATAAGCTTTTTATCAGGAAAGCTTTTGCTAATActgctcttttttttctttttctttttcttgttaattCTACTAAGTAAGACTCCTAGAATGCTGAAGGTCATCAGGTTCAAAGCTTTCCTATCTTgtccttctcctcctccttaAGCAAGTCATGTAAAGACAATTACAGAATGAAAGTTCCtacaaattcttttcttttccgaGTACACAACACCAGTATAATTGGTTTTTCTAAATGGGATATTTTAAACGCCTTATGACAACTAGAATATAGATTGGTCTGCTTTTCATCATACAAATATcataataaatcaatataacactgtatttttaaaactttggaaCTCAATCAAAACAAGGGACTTTATATTGCATAGTTGGAAGTACATACATCAAGTTTGACATTATAACAAATTCCAGAAATAAAACAGATAGATCCGTATTTTAGGTTACCAAATATTGTATCATATATGGAAACTATTATTAACTCTTCAATAGATCATCCATTGTGTagtaaaatcaaattaaaacctCTCACTGACCGCCTAAAGGATGGCTAGTAAATTATGCACAAACCTCATTTGGTTCCAATCATATCATGTTTGTCTTGGTAATGGTTATGTGCTCTTGCAGGCTATGACTTTCTGACATTAATGATCTCCCAGAATTTCCTCAACACATCTATGCCAAACCCATGAAGACATTACCAGCTTGCAATAAAGGAACATGTAGTAGTGTTAAGTTTATCATGAGCCAGTATCAAATGCAATTCAAGTGTCTCTTAATTGCATTACATGTACTTGAGCCTCTATGCTGTGTGCAGGAGTGTGAAGGTGTCAAATTCAACAAAGTTGCTACTCTTCCAAAATCCTAGGGCTTGAACAAATGGTTTTTCTAATTAAGTTTGAAAGTAATCAACTATTTTGAAGCATACACTCaaacattgatcaaatcaataATGAAACCTAAGGaaccccctttttttcttgGCTTTTTTTGATGGGACATAACCTAGGTAAAGTAAACATACATTTTCCTTGTCCTTCTCTGGATAAACCTACTTGATGAGTGTCTAAcaatatgggttgcgcccctttgcgctttttataacatcattacttttcaaaaaaaaagagtgtCTAACAATATGCGTGCTGCACCTGCACACTTAAACCGCAGCAATGCCTGTGTTCCTATTTAGAAAAGCACTTCAAACATATAATGCAGTCCAAGAAGAAGGAATAAACATTAGAGAAGCAATTAGTCgagcaataaaataaaaatggtacaATCAAGGCCAGCTTATCTGAAACGCTAGGGTTTCCAAAATCTTATGGAAAAAATTGGTCACAGAAAAATGATCTCAATTTCCAGCGCAAAACTAAAGAGGATGGATATCTTTGTAAATCTTAAAGTCATTGTGTAGATCACCTGGTACTTTATGCTTCACTGAGCAGGATTGTTATTCCTAAATTAGTCTGCTTCCACATTGTTCGAGTGTCCCTAATAAGGTTTCTTCTGTCTTGGAGAAAAGTTTCAGGTCCATAATTCCCCCCAAAAACTTCCTCCACTATACTCATAGAAATTCCATTTTTCTTGTGTCAAAGTTCAAAACCATAGCAGGCTTTTAAGAGTATAAATTTTAAGCAATTGATACAACTATACAGTTCAATACAGAAGCCAGATATGCAAGAGTCAGTGAGCAATGAACCTAACTCAAGCTAACAACGGcagttttaataaataaataaataattatatataaaccttTTTTAGTAGGTCTGCATCATCAATTCTAGCTCTCTTCTCATATCCTGGGGGAGGAAATGGAAAGCAGCGAGACATTGCACGTGATCCTTGATATAGAGAAGTGGGATCCTTTCACCGGCAAAAATGCTTCTCCCAGTTTCAAGTGCTGTTGTTCCAACAAAGGAACAAACAAGAAACTATGTTCCCGTCCATGCACCATGTCACTGTACTCATTTGCGGGTCAAaaaaaccacccccatggctatAACCTTCCAAAATCACCGCTTCAGACAAATATCTGATACCCAATATCCAAAATCTGCTCCAATAACAACACAACTTCACGAACTCCACAAAACAATCAAAACTCAAGACGAAAAAACAAGAGTAGCCACAAGGCTCAATGCTCAATTCAACCGCAATAAACACTGAATTAGCTCGAATTTATGTAGCCAGACAAATATATTCGATCAAGATATGTCCACCTGAACGGTTTGTCGACAAATTTAGCGATTCGCAAGCAATCTGACCCTCTGTTTTTCCCACAAGGCCAATAGAGAATGATCACCTGCTCATCAGCAAAAGCCAGTATCAGGAGCATTTCCTCACTATAAAGATCGATAACCTATATACAACAAATGCAACACACACCACAACCTTGAGAGAGATGAATTTTCAGTGCCTCAAAACCATT from Corylus avellana chromosome ca1, CavTom2PMs-1.0 encodes the following:
- the LOC132173963 gene encoding uncharacterized protein LOC132173963, with protein sequence MGSFKDPLCGFVLIYENCIQLPFAYNPHGSFYVFCINFSFCFRSASLCGVVTFFGSLIVILFQEKQKEKRNKKDKKGKEKREGKEKKDKERSKEKHSDKKDRKEKHKDKDRDRDKEKKGTSDEKRVAGQPDSYKGEKLVPNNLQNVEVKDAKYVQELARRIRDEESAITSQMVQKITVTGQRGSEFLGRVVESNLANHSGEQRKIKEAKDDSKQINGQRNHVNTRSLESAIGGNFSVMDHRRVGLALPVEKNVEKPKDGKEKNKHKDSNGKGDKPKDNDREKKSKSKVKDEAKEKKKEKKAKEISEHSKQQPRLQENGKESLDSSNAKQFYLSETINNSTFGEGNLGKRKELHKNGPLLDNGIRPHKLLRPVSSSERVMENGRKLEPCQTDIPSTSGRQGAASNGIVGIKEHRPNGLVEPQRPNAGSIRSSSTTVQVNENGEASAKPPLVRLQRPNAKPSPTTLQVNDNGEAFSKPPHPDSKYLIQILSIPKVEDLSDIDDQEWLFSSNCLLSKESKAGSPQVEGTQHVWAKALQIESADVYALPYVVPY
- the LOC132192033 gene encoding uncharacterized protein LOC132192033 isoform X2: MSRCFPFPPPGYEKRARIDDADLLKKKEKRNKKDKKGKEKREGKEKKDKERSKEKHSDKKDRKEKHKDKDRDRDKEKKGTSDEKRVAGQPDSYKGEKLVPNNLQNVEVKDAKYVQELARRIRDEESAITSQMVQKITVTGQRGSEFLGRVVESNLANHSGEQRKIKEAKDDSKQINGQRNHVNTRSLESAIGGNFSVMDHRRVGLALPVEKNVEKPKDGKEKNKHKDSNGKGDKPKDNDREKKSKSKVKDEAKEKKKEKKAKEISEHSKQQPRLQENGKESLDSSNAKQFYLSETINNSTFGEGNLGKRKELHKNGPLLDNGIRPHKLLRPVSSSERVMENGRKLEPCQTDIPSTSGRQGAASNGIVGIKEHRPNGLVEPQRPNAGSIRSSSTTVQVNENGEASAKPPLVRLQRPNAKPSPTTLQVNDNGEAFSKPPHPDSKYLIQILSIPKVEDLSDIDDQEWLFSSNCLLSKESKAGSPQVEGTQHVWAKALQIESADVYALPYVVPY
- the LOC132192033 gene encoding uncharacterized protein LOC132192033 isoform X1; the encoded protein is MSRCFPFPPPGYEKRARIDDADLLKKEKQKEKRNKKDKKGKEKREGKEKKDKERSKEKHSDKKDRKEKHKDKDRDRDKEKKGTSDEKRVAGQPDSYKGEKLVPNNLQNVEVKDAKYVQELARRIRDEESAITSQMVQKITVTGQRGSEFLGRVVESNLANHSGEQRKIKEAKDDSKQINGQRNHVNTRSLESAIGGNFSVMDHRRVGLALPVEKNVEKPKDGKEKNKHKDSNGKGDKPKDNDREKKSKSKVKDEAKEKKKEKKAKEISEHSKQQPRLQENGKESLDSSNAKQFYLSETINNSTFGEGNLGKRKELHKNGPLLDNGIRPHKLLRPVSSSERVMENGRKLEPCQTDIPSTSGRQGAASNGIVGIKEHRPNGLVEPQRPNAGSIRSSSTTVQVNENGEASAKPPLVRLQRPNAKPSPTTLQVNDNGEAFSKPPHPDSKYLIQILSIPKVEDLSDIDDQEWLFSSNCLLSKESKAGSPQVEGTQHVWAKALQIESADVYALPYVVPY